The Xanthomonas indica sequence TCGCCGGGCAGGCGCTGTACCTGGACGACCTGTACTCGTTCTTCCGCATCGTCCCGGAGATCCGCACCCGCCCCGGCGCGGTGCCGGTGCCGCGACCGATCGTGCAGGGTTTCGTGTTCGATAACGTCGGCTTCCGCTACCCGGACGCCGAGCAATGGGCGGTGCGGCACCTGGACTTCGCCCTGCGCGCCGGCGAAGTGCTGGCCCTGGTCGGCGAGAACGGCGCCGGCAAGACCACCCTGGTCAAGCTGCTGGCGCGGCTGTACGACCCGGACGAGGGCCGCATCCTGCTCGACGGGCGCGACCTGCGCGACTACGACCTGGACGACCTGCGCGCCAACCTCGGGGTGATCTTCCAGGATTTCGTGCGCTATCACTTCAGCGCCGGCGAGAACATCGGCGTCGGCCAGGTCGACGCGCTGGACGATGCCCCGCGGATCCGCGCCGCCGCGCAGCGGGCGATGGCCGCCGAGTTGATCGACGGCCTGCCGCAGGGCTACGCGCAGGTGATCGGGCGCCGCTTCAAGACCGGCGTGGACCTGTCCGGCGGGCAGTGGCAGAAGATCGCCATCGCCCGCGCCTACATGCGCGACGCACAGGTGATGATCCTCGACGAGCCGACCGCCGCGCTGGACGCGCGCAGCGAGTTCGAGGTGTTCCAGCGCTTCAAAGAGCTGTCCGACAACCGTACCGCGGTGCTGATCTCGCACCGCTTCTCCAGCGTGCGCATGGCCGACCGCATCCTGGTCCTGGCCGACGGCCGGATCGAGGCCAGCGGCACCCACGACGAACTGATGGCGCAGGGCGGCCGCTACGCGGAACTGTTCGAATTGCAGGCCGCTGGGTATCGTTGAGCCTGGTCCGCCCCCTCCCGACGCCGCCATGCTCCGCACCCTGCTCTGTCTGTTCGCCGCCGCCCTCGCCGTCCCGGCCGTTGCCGCTCCCGCCGCGGACACGCCGGCGCCCTCCGACTACGCCGCGGCCAAGGCCCTGGCCGACCGCGACGAGGCCGGCCTGCCGGCGGCGATGGAGGAACGCCTGCAGACCCTGCAGCGCGCGGCGCTGGACGAGGGCGTGGCCAGTTGCGCCACGCCGCGCCCGGACACCTCGCCGTTCACCGTGGTGGTGCAGGTGCAGGCCGACGGCAGCGTCGGCGCCAGTTGGCGCAACGGCACCACCCCGCTCGCGCTGTGCCTGGAGCGCTTCCTGCGCCAACGCCCGCTGCTGGCGCCGCCGCAGGCGCCGCTGTACCTGTCCTACGAGGTCTCGTTCGAGAAGTGAGCCGCTTCGCCAGGATCGGCACGGCACCACAAATGAGAGTTGATCTCATTTGAACCCGCATGGGGTAGAATGGCCGCCGTTCCTTCCCCATCACGATCAACGGCATGTCTTCCGCTTTTGGCCCCGAAACGGTGCTCGATGTCCGCCACTGGACCGAGGACTACTTCAGCTTCACCACCACCCGCAACGACGGCTTCCGTTTCGACAACGGCCAGTTCGTGATGATCGGCCTGGAGACGGAGACGCGGCCGCTGCTGCGCGCCTATTCCATCGCCAGCGCCAACTGGGAAGAGCAACTGGAGTTCTTCAGCATCAAGGTGCCGGACGGCCCGCTGACCTCGCGCCTGCAGCACATCAAGCCCGGCGACTCGGTGCTGGTCGGCAAGAAGCCCACCGGCACCCTGCTGATCAGCGACCTGCACCCGGGCCGCCACCTGTACCTGCTGGGCACCGGCACCGGCCTGGCGCCGTGGCTGTCGGTGATCAAGGATCCGGAAACCTACGAGCGCTTCGACAAGGTGATCCTCACCCATGGCGTGCGCTTCGAGAAGGACCTGGCCTACCGCGACTATTTCGAGAAGGAACTGCCGCAGCACGAGTTCCTGGGCGAGACCATCCGCGAGAAGCTGCTGTACTACCCGGCGGTGACCCGCGAGGACTTCCGCAACCGCGGCCGCCTCACCGAATTGCTCGAGAGCGGCGAGATGCAGCGCACCCTGGGCCTGCCGCCGCTGAATCCGGAACATGACCGCGCGATGATCTGCGGCAGTCCGCAGATGCTGGCCGACCTGCGCCACACCCTGGACGCCCGCGGCTTCGTCGCCTCGCCGCGCATCGGTTCGCCGGGGCATTACGTGTTCGAGCGCGCGTTCGTCGAGAAGTGACGGGGCTGCATTTCTCCCGTCGTAGGAGCGGCTTCAGCCGCGACGGGCGTTACCGGTAAAGGTCGCGGCTGAAGCCGCTCCTACCGGCATAAGCGACACGGCGGCAGGTCAAAGCGAATAGTGGCGAAATATTGTGGGAGGGACTTCCCACAAGAGCAGCGACCGGTACCCGCAGCTACCCCAGTTACCCACTTACCCCAGCGCCCGCTCGATAGCGTCGGCCAGCGCTTCCGGCTTGTCGGTCGGCGCATAACGCGCCAGCACCTGGCCATCGCGACCGACCAGGAACTTGCTGAAATTCCACTTGATCGCGGCGATGCCGAGCAGCCCGGATTTCTGCTGCTTGAGCCAGCGCCACAGCGGATGCGCGCCGTCGCCGTTGACCTGCACCTTGGCGAACATCGGGAAATCGATGTCGTAACTGAGCGAACAGAACTGGCGGATTTCCGCGGCATCGCCCGGTTCCTGATGGCCGAACTGATCGCAGGGAAAGCCCAGCACCACCAAGCCGCGATCGCGATAGCGCTGCCACAGCGCCTGCAACCCGGCGTACTGCGGCGTGAAGCCACACTTGGAGGCGACGTTGACGATCAGCAGCACCTTGCCGGCGTACTCGGCGAGCGGCTGCGCCTGTCCATCCAGCGTGGTCGCGGTGAAGGCGTAGGCGGTGGTCGGCGTATCCATGTGGATCCTTGAGGCGCGGCGCGCCGCTGCGGCGCGGGTTCGGCGCGATGCTACGCGGTGGCCGCAGGCATCGCCAACTGCCGGCCCTACGCGCGCGTCCGCGTCGCCCGCACGGATGAATACAACACGCTGCCAGCGCCCCCCATATGCGCCTGCACCGACTCATAGCGGTGCCGGAGAGCGCACTGCATCAACGTTCACGCCAGATGCCGCAAAGCCTCGAGCAACACGCGCAGATGCTGCAACGCTCCCATGGCTTTCGTCACGGGTCACGCCTGCCGGCCTGGGGTAGCCTGCCGGATCACCACGATTGCGGATACCGCTTGATGACCTCTCGCCTCGCCCTTGCCCTCGCCGCCACGCTCGGACTCGCCATGCCCGCCTACGCCGCTCCGGCCACCACGCCCACCGCCACCACCGCGGCCACGCAGGCCAACCCGTTCTTCGCCGAAAGCCCGCTGCCGCTGCACTACCCGCAGTTCGACAAGATCAAGGACAGCGATTTCGCGCCTGCGTTCGACGCCGGCATGGCGCAGCAGCTGAAGGAAATGCAGGCCATCGCCGATCAGACCGCCAAGCCGACCTTCGACAACACCATCGTGGCGATGGAGAAGAGCGGGCAGGTGCTGGATCGCGCCACCACCGTGTTCTTCAACCTGGTCGGTGCCGACACCAACGACACGCGCAAGACACTGCAGGCCGAGTACGCCGGCAAGCTGGCCGCGCACCGCGATGCGATCGCGCTCAATCCCAAGCTGTTCGCGCGCATCCAGACGCTGTACGACACCCGCAACCAGCTCGGCCTGGACGCGGAAGGCGTGCGCCTGATCGAGAAGTACCACAGCGACTTCGTCCGCGACGGCGCCAAGCTCGGCGACGCCGACAAGGCCAAGCTCAAGGCGATGAACGCCGAACTGGCCGAGCTGGGCACCAAGTTCAGCCAGAACGTGCTGGCCGAAGTGAACGCCGCGGCGGTGGTGGTGGACGACGTCAAGCAGCTCGACGGCTTGTCCGACGCGCAGATCGCCGCGGCCGCCGAAGCGGCCAAGGCGCGCAAGCTCGACGGCAAGTACGTGATCGCCCTGCTCAACACCACTGGCCAGCCGCCGCTGGCCCAGCTCAAGGATCGCGCCCTGCGGCAGAAGATCTACGAGGCCTCGGTGTCGCGCGGCAGCCACGGCGGCCCGTACGACAACACCGCGCTGGTATCGCGGATCATGACCCTGCGGGCCGACCGCGCCAAGCTGCTCGGCTACCCGAACCACGCCACCTACTCGCTGGAAACCCAGACCGCCAAGACCCCCGAAGCGGTCAACGCCATGCTCGGCAAGCTGGCGCCGGCCGCGGTGGCCAACGCCAAGCGCGAGGCCGCCGACCTGCAGGCGATGATCGACCAGGAGCAGAAGGCCGCCGGCAAGCCGAGCTTCAAGCTCGAAGCCTGGGACTGGGCCTACTACACCGAGAAGGTGCGCCAGGCCAAGTACGACTTCGACGAGTCCCAGCTCAAGCCCTACTTCGAACTGAAGAACGTGCTGGAAAACGGCGTGTTCTACGCCGCCAACCAGGAGTACGGGCTGACCTTCAAGCAGCGTACCGACCTGCCGACCTACCGCGACGACGTGCTGGTCTACGACGTGTTCGACGCCGACGGCAGCCAGTTGGCGATCTTCATCGCCGACATGTACGCGCGTGAATCCAAGCGCGGCGGTGCCTGGATGAGCTCCTACGTGTCGCAGTCGGCGCTGACCGGCGACAAGCCGGTGGTCGCCAACCACCTCAACATCCCCAAGCCGCCGGCCGGGCAACCGACCCTGCTGACCTGGGACGAGGTCACCACCGCGTTCCACGAGTTCGGCCATGCGCTGCACGGCATGTTCTCGAACGTGAAGTACCCCTACTTCTCCGGCACCAGCGTGCCGCGCGACTTCGTCGAGTTCCCCTCGCAGGTCAACGAGATGTGGGCCGACGATCCGGCCATCCTCAAGCACTACGCCAAGCACTACCAGAGCGGCGCGCCGATGCCGCAGGCGCTGCTGGACAAGGTGGTGGCCACCGCCAAGTTCAACCAGGGCTTCGCCACCACCGAGTACCTGGGCGCGGCCATGCTGGATCAGCGCTGGCACCAGCTCAGCCCCGGTCAGGTGCCGCCGGCGTCGGGCGTGATGGACTTCGAGGCCAAGGCGCTGGCCGCCGACGGCATCGCCTACGCGCCGGTGCCGCCGCGCTACCGCACGCCTTACTTCAGCCACATCATGGGCGGCTACGCGGCCGGCTACTACGCCTACATCTGGTCCGAGGTGCTGGACGCCAACACCCAGCAGTGGTTCAAGCAGCACGGCGGGCTGAGCCGCGCCAACGGCGACCGCTTCCGCAAGACGCTGCTTTCGCGCGGCGGCAGCGTCGATGCGATGCAGCTGTTCCAGGACTTCGCCGGGCACGCCCCGCAGATCGAGCCCTTGCTGGAGAAGCGCGGCCTCAACGCCGCGCCGGCCACCACGCCCAGCGCCCGCTGAGGCGCGCCGCGGCACGGCCCATGCGGCCGTGCCGCCCGCTCGCGGCAACAGCGCAGCACCTCCACCCGCGACCAACCGCATCACCCGATACGCACGACGCCCGGCTCAGCCGGGCGTCGTGTTTTTCAGCCTGCCGTCGCGATGGCGACGCGTGTTGCGTCGCGCGCGGCCGTCGGCGGCTTACTGGCTGTCGCTGGAGGCGTTGATGCTGGCACCCACCGACGCATTGCCGCTGGCCTGCCCCTGCGCCTGACCATGGCCGGCCTGCGCGCCGCCCTGGCCGCCCGCACCCGCCTGACCCGACACCGACCCGCCGTGCGTGCCCGCGCTGTGCGACGCGCTGCCACTGGCCGCACCGTTGGCACTGCCGCTGCCGGACAGGGCCGGCACCGTCGGCAGGCTGCCGCCGCTGGCGGCGCCGTTGCCGCTGCCGCTGCCGGCCGCGCTCGCCGCACCCGCAGCGTTACCGGTCACGCCATCGACTGCACCGGCGACACTGCCGGCGGTCGACACCGCCGTCGCGGGGTTGGCCGCGCTGGTCGCCGCGCCGAGCGCGCCGTCGGCCTGGCCCATCGCGCCGGCGGCCGCGCTGCGTGCCGCCGCACTGCCGCTGGCGGCCGTATTCCCGGCCAGCGTGCGGCCCTCGTTCACCGCGGCGCCGGCAGTTTGCGCCGCGCCATCCGCAGTGGCGGCGCCACGTGCCGCCGCCCGCTGCGCCGCCATGCGCGCACGCTGCGACTGTTGCTCGATCCCGCTGCGCGCGCGGTCCAGCGGGACTCCGGCGTCCAGGCGGCCGGCGCCCATGCCGTTGCCCCCGAGGCTGCCGCCGCCCAAGCCGCCCAGGGTGCCGTTGACCGCACCGCCCACGCTGCCCGCACCGCCCAGCACCTGCGCGCCGGCCACACCCGGGGTCAACGCCACCGACGCAACCAGCACCGCGCTCGCCAACAGAGTCTTGCCGTTCATCGCGTTCTCCTCGTGTCGCCGCAGGCCATCTGCGGCTCTCATCTGGTCCTACGCATCGAACGGCGCAGAACATCCCCGCCGCCACGGGCGCAGACAGAATGCGTTCAGCCGCCCGGCGCGCGCTGCAGCGCCAGGTCCGCGCCGAGCAGGCCGGCGCCATACACCGGATCGGTGCCGGGCGCACCGAGATCGCGCGCCTGCGCCAGCAACTGCGCGCGTACCTGCGCGGCCGCCTGCGGATTCGGCTGAGTCAATGCCTGCGCCGCCAGCCGCGCCACCAGCGGCGCGGCGAAAGACGTGCCGCGCTGCTTCTGCCAGCGGCCTTGCGGCGCCGCCGCGATCAATTCGCCGACCGCGGCGAAGGCCACCTGCGGCCCGCGCCCGGCCTCGGGCAACACGCGTGCCCGTGCATCCACCGCAGTGACGCCAATGACGCCAGGATAGGCCGCGGGATACAGCGGCGGTGCCGCCGGGCCGTCGTTGCCGACCGCCGCGACCAGCACGTGCCCGCGCGCGAGCATGCGCTGCACGGCGAGTTGCAGGGCGCGGTTGGCGCCGCCGATCAGGCTGATGTTGATGACCGGGACCTGGTGCTGCGCCATCCAGGCCAACGCCCCGACCAACTCGACCACGGTGCCGCCATCGGCCTGCCCGCAGTAGATGTCGGCCGCGTACAGCGTGCGCGCGAACGGCCCGTGCGCCACCGCGCGTCCGGCCAGCAGCGAAGCGACCGCCGTGCCGTGCGGCTGCGCGCGGACCTGCCCGTCGCAGCCCCAGGCGTGCACCTGCACGCCGGCCAGCGCCGGATGCGCCGCGTCCACGCCGCTGTCGATCAAGCCGACCACGAAGCCGCCCGGCGCGGCCCCCGTGGCCGTTGGAACAGCGGATGCGCTGGCCGCTGCCGGCGCAGGCGACGTCGCCGCCGATCCGCTGTAGACGTGGTTGTAGTCGTAATCGCCCTGCGGATCGCGCTCGCGCAATTGCTGCAGCGCACGGCGCGTGGACAGGCCCGACGGCACCTGCAGCACCACCAGGCGCAGGCCGACTTCGCCGAAGCTGCGTTGCTCCAGCACCACGAAGCCGGCCGTCTGCGCCGCCTGCAGCGCGGCCGGGTCCGGTTCCAGCGCCACCACCTGCCCGCGCATCACCACCGCGCCGCCTTCGTCGCGCTCCAGCCCGCGCGGATCGCTGCGCAGCAGCGCCTGCAGGCGTTTCAGCCGCAGCCGCTCGAGATCGCCACGCGCGTCCTGCAGCGATTCTCCCAAGCGATTCATGCCGCCCTGCATGCCCTGGGTGACGTCCCGCACCAGCCCGCCGGCCGACGGCAGCGCCAGCTGCGCCAGCGCCGGTGTCGCCACCGCCAGCCATGCCACGGCCATCCAGCGCATTCGCCTGCCCGTCGCCATGCCCCGCTCCGTCGTCCGCCCCTGTTGGCGTGCCACACTAATCCTGCCATCCCGACCCGCCGTGAACGCCGCGCCGCGCCCATGGAAGAAAACGCCTCCGCCGAACGTATCCCCCACATGCAAGGCGATCCCACGGCCGCCGTCGGCGACGGCATCTGCACGCTGCTGCCGCAACTGCGGCGCTTTGCGCGTGCCGTTGCCGGCCAGCGCGAGGATGCCGACGACCTGCTGCAGATCGCGATCGAACGCGCGCTGCGCCGTGCCGCGCAATGGCGGCCGGAGACGCCGCTGCAGTACTGGCTGTACGGCATCATCCGCCACGCCTGGATCGACGAAGTGCGGGCGCAGCGGCGACGGCGACACGTGTTCGTCGATGCCGCCGAGGGCGAACACGTCGGCGACACGCCGCTGGAGCGGCAGCAGGACTGGATGGCGGTGCAGACCGCGATGGCCGCCCTGCCCGAGGAACAGCGCCTGGCGATCGCGCTGGTGCTGATCGAAGGCCTGTCCTACAAGGATGCCGCAGCGGTGCTGGAGATTCCGCTGGGCACACTCACCAGCCGGCTCGCGCGCGGGCGCGAGGCCCTGCAGGCGTCACTGGAGGCGACCGCATGAACACCAGCATCGACACACTCACCCTGCAGGCCTACGCCGACGGCGAACTGGAGCCGGCGCAGGCCGCGCAAGTGGAAGCGGCGCTGCGCACCGACCCGCAGCTAGCGCAGGCGCTGGAGCGGTTGCGCAGCCTGCAGGCACGGCTGCGCGCCGGCTTCGCCCCGGTGCTGGACGAAGCCGTGCCCGCGCGCCTGCTCGCCGCTGCGCGCGCACGGCCGACCGACACGCCCAGCCAGGACGCCGCTGTCGCGGCACTGCCGCCCTCACCCATCCATGCGACGGCGCAGGCGAGCCGGCCGACGCCGCTGCGGCCGCGGGCGCGCCGCCGCTGGGCGCTGCCGGCGGCGTTGGCGGCGGCACTGCTGCTGGGGCTGTGGATCACGCAGCGACAATTGCCGCAGGGTGCCGCGCCCGGCCCGACGGTCGCGGCAACCCAGGGC is a genomic window containing:
- a CDS encoding ferredoxin--NADP reductase; the encoded protein is MSSAFGPETVLDVRHWTEDYFSFTTTRNDGFRFDNGQFVMIGLETETRPLLRAYSIASANWEEQLEFFSIKVPDGPLTSRLQHIKPGDSVLVGKKPTGTLLISDLHPGRHLYLLGTGTGLAPWLSVIKDPETYERFDKVILTHGVRFEKDLAYRDYFEKELPQHEFLGETIREKLLYYPAVTREDFRNRGRLTELLESGEMQRTLGLPPLNPEHDRAMICGSPQMLADLRHTLDARGFVASPRIGSPGHYVFERAFVEK
- a CDS encoding RNA polymerase sigma factor, with amino-acid sequence MEENASAERIPHMQGDPTAAVGDGICTLLPQLRRFARAVAGQREDADDLLQIAIERALRRAAQWRPETPLQYWLYGIIRHAWIDEVRAQRRRRHVFVDAAEGEHVGDTPLERQQDWMAVQTAMAALPEEQRLAIALVLIEGLSYKDAAAVLEIPLGTLTSRLARGREALQASLEATA
- a CDS encoding glutathione peroxidase, coding for MDTPTTAYAFTATTLDGQAQPLAEYAGKVLLIVNVASKCGFTPQYAGLQALWQRYRDRGLVVLGFPCDQFGHQEPGDAAEIRQFCSLSYDIDFPMFAKVQVNGDGAHPLWRWLKQQKSGLLGIAAIKWNFSKFLVGRDGQVLARYAPTDKPEALADAIERALG
- a CDS encoding S8 family serine peptidase; translation: MAVAWLAVATPALAQLALPSAGGLVRDVTQGMQGGMNRLGESLQDARGDLERLRLKRLQALLRSDPRGLERDEGGAVVMRGQVVALEPDPAALQAAQTAGFVVLEQRSFGEVGLRLVVLQVPSGLSTRRALQQLRERDPQGDYDYNHVYSGSAATSPAPAAASASAVPTATGAAPGGFVVGLIDSGVDAAHPALAGVQVHAWGCDGQVRAQPHGTAVASLLAGRAVAHGPFARTLYAADIYCGQADGGTVVELVGALAWMAQHQVPVINISLIGGANRALQLAVQRMLARGHVLVAAVGNDGPAAPPLYPAAYPGVIGVTAVDARARVLPEAGRGPQVAFAAVGELIAAAPQGRWQKQRGTSFAAPLVARLAAQALTQPNPQAAAQVRAQLLAQARDLGAPGTDPVYGAGLLGADLALQRAPGG
- a CDS encoding M3 family metallopeptidase, whose translation is MTSRLALALAATLGLAMPAYAAPATTPTATTAATQANPFFAESPLPLHYPQFDKIKDSDFAPAFDAGMAQQLKEMQAIADQTAKPTFDNTIVAMEKSGQVLDRATTVFFNLVGADTNDTRKTLQAEYAGKLAAHRDAIALNPKLFARIQTLYDTRNQLGLDAEGVRLIEKYHSDFVRDGAKLGDADKAKLKAMNAELAELGTKFSQNVLAEVNAAAVVVDDVKQLDGLSDAQIAAAAEAAKARKLDGKYVIALLNTTGQPPLAQLKDRALRQKIYEASVSRGSHGGPYDNTALVSRIMTLRADRAKLLGYPNHATYSLETQTAKTPEAVNAMLGKLAPAAVANAKREAADLQAMIDQEQKAAGKPSFKLEAWDWAYYTEKVRQAKYDFDESQLKPYFELKNVLENGVFYAANQEYGLTFKQRTDLPTYRDDVLVYDVFDADGSQLAIFIADMYARESKRGGAWMSSYVSQSALTGDKPVVANHLNIPKPPAGQPTLLTWDEVTTAFHEFGHALHGMFSNVKYPYFSGTSVPRDFVEFPSQVNEMWADDPAILKHYAKHYQSGAPMPQALLDKVVATAKFNQGFATTEYLGAAMLDQRWHQLSPGQVPPASGVMDFEAKALAADGIAYAPVPPRYRTPYFSHIMGGYAAGYYAYIWSEVLDANTQQWFKQHGGLSRANGDRFRKTLLSRGGSVDAMQLFQDFAGHAPQIEPLLEKRGLNAAPATTPSAR